The sequence ATGAAGATGATCACCTCTATTGCCACGGGTTAGCATCCTCCCTTATGAGTTCACTTATCTCGGCTATCCCACCGAACCTATATTTTCGGGGAACAGTTTCATCATCCTCCGGTATTCCCACCTTAGATCTCTTCAGATCTAACACGTATCGGCCGCCCCATGGGTTGTGCGATACGGCCTTCAGAAATGGCAGGTTCCATTCTTCGCTCTGTTTGGTCTTAATCAACTCATTCAGCGATTTGGGAAACCTACCGAATTTTCTGTGAAATCTCTCACATGCTCCGGCTATCACCTGAACATCGTGAATGGCATGCTTGACCTTTCTCTCCTCGATGAGCTTAGGAGCGGTCAAAGCAGCGATCACGGCGGCGATCACCACCAGAGCTATAAGCTCCAGCAGTGTCATCCCCTTTATGTCATGAAACCCAGAATCTATCATACATCCCCCTCAGCTCAGCCTTCAATCCGTTGAGCTCGTCCTGTGACACCTCTTTGCCTTCCAGCATGCGCATGAACAACA is a genomic window of Candidatus Poribacteria bacterium containing:
- a CDS encoding type II secretion system protein GspG, translating into MIDSGFHDIKGMTLLELIALVVIAAVIAALTAPKLIEERKVKHAIHDVQVIAGACERFHRKFGRFPKSLNELIKTKQSEEWNLPFLKAVSHNPWGGRYVLDLKRSKVGIPEDDETVPRKYRFGGIAEISELIREDANPWQ